In the genome of Chryseobacterium oryzae, one region contains:
- a CDS encoding septal ring lytic transglycosylase RlpA family protein has product MMKRFILVIIMMISTFGIYSFKNNAADAKKTSYASYYHSKFNGRKTASGEIFDNKKLTAAHRTIPFGTEVKVTNLNNGKEVIVVINDRGPFHSSRALDMSKAAFEEIGNTNQGTIPVEYEIVD; this is encoded by the coding sequence GTGATGAAAAGATTTATTCTCGTAATCATAATGATGATTTCAACCTTCGGTATTTATTCTTTCAAGAATAATGCCGCAGATGCGAAGAAAACAAGTTATGCGTCTTACTACCACAGTAAATTTAATGGTAGAAAAACAGCCAGCGGAGAGATTTTTGATAATAAAAAACTTACCGCAGCTCACAGAACAATTCCTTTTGGTACTGAAGTAAAAGTTACCAATCTGAATAATGGAAAAGAGGTAATCGTAGTGATTAATGACAGAGGACCTTTCCATTCTTCAAGGGCATTAGATATGTCTAAGGCGGCGTTCGAAGAAATCGGAAATACCAATCAGGGTACTATTCCGGTTGAATATGAAATTGTCGATTAA
- the tsaE gene encoding tRNA (adenosine(37)-N6)-threonylcarbamoyltransferase complex ATPase subunit type 1 TsaE, whose product MQFIIHQKSDWQKVADSILPEFKNNILLLKGNLGAGKTTFTQFLIKNLGSEDEVSSPTYSIVNEYNSPKGKIFHFDLYRLKNIDEVYDIGIEEYLDNSYLCIIEWPEVYEAELQGLNFHTMTIENTGESREISFD is encoded by the coding sequence ATGCAATTCATCATTCATCAAAAGAGCGACTGGCAAAAAGTCGCAGATTCTATTCTTCCTGAATTCAAAAATAATATCTTGCTGTTAAAAGGAAATTTAGGAGCGGGTAAAACAACATTTACCCAATTTTTGATTAAAAATCTGGGAAGTGAAGATGAAGTAAGCTCTCCCACCTACTCTATTGTAAACGAATATAATTCTCCAAAAGGAAAAATTTTTCATTTTGATTTATACAGACTTAAAAACATTGATGAAGTCTACGATATCGGTATTGAAGAATATCTAGATAATTCTTATCTCTGTATAATAGAATGGCCGGAAGTATATGAAGCAGAATTGCAGGGCTTGAATTTTCATACAATGACTATTGAAAATACTGGTGAAAGCAGAGAGATTTCATTCGATTAA
- the kbl gene encoding glycine C-acetyltransferase, producing MISAKYLENLQNELKNIENDGLYKRERIITSQQSAEIEANGKKLLNFCANNYLGLSNNPEVMKASQDMIESHGYGMSSVRFICGTQDIHKQLEEKISKFLGLEDTILYAACFDANGGVFEPLFSEEDAIISDELNHASIIDGVRLCKAARYRYKNNNMEDLEAQLIAASEKNHRFKIIVTDGVFSMDGIVADLKGVCDLADQYDALVMVDDSHATGFIGKTGRGTHEANEVMGRVDIITSTLGKALGGALGGFTSGKKEIIDMLRQRSRPYLFSNSLAPGIVGAAMKVLDMISDDTSLRDKVMQNAEYFRTQMKAKGFDIPDGDAAIVPVMLYDAPLSQKMAEKLMDEGIYVIGFFYPVVPKGKARIRVQLSAAHTQEHLDKAIAAFEKVGKELGVI from the coding sequence ATGATTTCAGCAAAATATCTTGAAAACTTACAGAACGAACTCAAAAATATAGAGAATGATGGTCTTTATAAGAGAGAAAGAATCATTACATCCCAACAAAGTGCAGAAATAGAAGCGAACGGAAAGAAATTGCTGAATTTTTGTGCCAACAATTATTTGGGTTTATCCAATAATCCGGAAGTGATGAAAGCTTCTCAGGATATGATTGAATCTCATGGATACGGAATGTCTTCGGTACGTTTTATTTGTGGAACGCAGGATATTCATAAGCAACTGGAAGAAAAAATATCAAAATTCTTAGGTCTTGAAGATACAATACTTTATGCAGCATGTTTTGATGCCAATGGAGGAGTTTTCGAACCCTTATTCTCTGAAGAGGATGCTATTATTTCGGATGAACTGAATCATGCTTCTATTATTGATGGTGTTCGTCTTTGCAAAGCCGCAAGATACCGTTACAAGAATAACAATATGGAAGATTTGGAAGCACAGCTTATCGCCGCTTCTGAAAAAAATCACAGATTTAAAATTATTGTTACCGATGGCGTTTTTTCTATGGACGGTATTGTTGCAGATCTAAAAGGAGTTTGCGATTTGGCAGATCAATATGATGCACTTGTAATGGTAGACGATTCTCATGCTACCGGATTTATCGGAAAAACAGGTCGCGGAACCCATGAAGCCAATGAAGTAATGGGAAGAGTAGATATTATTACTTCTACACTAGGAAAAGCTTTAGGAGGTGCTTTAGGAGGATTTACTTCAGGAAAAAAAGAGATTATTGATATGCTGAGACAACGTTCCAGACCTTATTTATTTTCTAATTCTCTTGCACCAGGAATTGTGGGAGCTGCAATGAAGGTTTTGGATATGATTTCGGATGATACTTCTCTTAGAGACAAAGTAATGCAGAATGCAGAATATTTCAGAACCCAAATGAAAGCAAAAGGCTTTGATATTCCCGATGGAGATGCTGCGATTGTTCCGGTAATGCTTTATGATGCACCGTTATCACAAAAAATGGCAGAGAAACTGATGGATGAAGGAATTTATGTAATCGGGTTTTTCTATCCTGTAGTTCCTAAAGGTAAAGCCAGAATAAGAGTTCAACTTTCGGCAGCCCATACTCAGGAGCATTTAGATAAAGCTATTGCTGCTTTCGAAAAAGTTGGAAAAGAGTTAGGAGTTATTTAA
- a CDS encoding alanine dehydrogenase has product MSTTHIFTPFSEEELMPKEEKLDVIKKGKQFSIGIPKETCLNERRTCITPDAVQVLVEHGHEIIIESGAGKSSFFTDLQYSESGARITEDPKEAFAQDLVLKINPPTEEETEYLKPNSYLVSALQINLRDKDYFLKLAEKKINAIAFEFIADEYKQLTLVRLIGEIAGTVSILYSSELLALSNGLMLGGITGVRPAEVVVLGAGIVGEFATKAAIGLGASVKVFDNSLSKLRRLHTLVDSRVPTSIIDPKELSKSLRRADVVIGALPRLNMQPIVTEEMVIKMKKGSVIIDIGIDNGKAIETSELTTMEDPYIIKHGVIHCGLPNLTSKMPRTTTKAISNFFLSYILNYDEEGGFENMLLRKNEMKQSLYMYKGRHTKKVICDRFGLTYHDINLLIF; this is encoded by the coding sequence ATGAGTACTACACATATTTTTACACCTTTTTCAGAAGAAGAACTGATGCCGAAAGAAGAAAAACTGGATGTAATTAAAAAAGGGAAACAATTCAGTATAGGAATTCCAAAAGAAACCTGTCTCAACGAAAGAAGAACGTGTATTACGCCAGATGCTGTACAGGTTTTGGTAGAACATGGTCACGAAATTATTATTGAATCTGGTGCAGGAAAAAGCTCATTCTTTACCGACTTACAATATTCAGAATCTGGAGCCAGAATTACAGAAGATCCTAAAGAAGCATTTGCTCAGGATTTAGTTCTTAAAATTAACCCTCCCACAGAAGAAGAAACAGAATATCTTAAACCTAATTCTTATCTTGTTTCTGCTCTACAGATCAATTTAAGAGATAAAGATTATTTTCTGAAACTCGCTGAGAAAAAAATTAATGCTATTGCGTTCGAATTTATTGCAGACGAATACAAACAACTTACATTGGTGAGGTTAATCGGCGAAATTGCCGGTACAGTTTCTATTCTTTATTCATCAGAATTATTAGCATTATCCAATGGATTAATGCTTGGCGGAATAACCGGTGTTCGACCTGCGGAAGTAGTAGTTTTAGGAGCCGGAATTGTAGGAGAATTTGCAACAAAAGCAGCCATAGGTTTAGGGGCAAGTGTAAAAGTTTTCGATAATTCTCTTTCCAAACTGAGAAGGCTTCATACTTTGGTAGACAGCAGAGTTCCTACTTCAATAATCGATCCTAAAGAGCTCAGCAAAAGCTTAAGAAGAGCAGATGTTGTTATCGGAGCTTTACCAAGACTCAATATGCAGCCTATTGTTACCGAAGAAATGGTTATAAAAATGAAGAAAGGCAGTGTTATTATAGACATCGGAATCGACAACGGGAAAGCAATAGAAACTTCCGAACTTACAACAATGGAAGATCCGTATATTATAAAACATGGCGTAATTCATTGTGGACTTCCGAATTTAACTTCAAAAATGCCGAGAACTACAACCAAGGCAATTTCTAATTTCTTTCTTTCTTATATTTTGAATTATGACGAAGAAGGCGGTTTCGAAAATATGCTTTTACGCAAAAATGAAATGAAGCAAAGCTTATATATGTACAAAGGACGACATACTAAAAAAGTAATCTGCGACCGTTTCGGACTTACGTATCACGACATCAATCTTTTAATTTTCTAA